DNA from Demetria terragena DSM 11295:
CGGTCGGCATCGACCTGCACACCGGCGCTGATCGACGGACGAACCTGCCGCAGATTCGTGCGGACCTAGATGACTCGCAGACCCTGCGACTGGCCGAGGCATTTGGTGCCCCGGTCATGCTGCACGCCAAGTTGCGTGATGGCTCGTTGCGCCAGGCTGCCCGCGATCGCGGAGCGACGGTTTTGCTCTACGAAGGTGGGGAGGCCTGGCGCTTCGACGACTTCGCGATTGACGCTGGCGTCGCAGGTGTCCTTCGGGTCCTCGCATCACTCGACATGATTGGTCCCGTTCCCGTCGCGGATCGCAAGAGTGTGGCGTGCTCGGAGAGCAGTTGGGTGCGCGCTCGCGGCACCGGAGTCCTGCAGTGGGAAGTAGAACTTGGTGAACGCGTCGAGACCGGACAGCGTCTCGGTGGACTGTCGGACACCTTCGGGCGGCGGGTGCGGTTGGTGCATGCAGATCGGACCGGCATCGTCGTCGGCCTCAATCGAGCACCACTGGTCAATTCCGGTGATGCCCTAGTGCATCTCGCGCGATAAGCCTCATGCGGTAGAGATGGTGCCGGATCCGATCTTGCGCTGTGCGTCCTTAAGGACGTCCTCGGAGAATGTCGGCGTCTTCGCGCTGGTGTCGGTGATCGCGAGCACGACCCAGTTCTCACCATGCAGATAAGGCAGGCGCGGGGCCCGCGTGGTGGATTTGAGGCTACGGACAAGCGGCTCAGGGCCCCGCTTGGCATCGTGGAGCGCGAGGAGGTAGCCCGTCTTGCCGCTCCTGCACTGGATCCCACCGGGTGATCCGACCTTCCCAGCCGTGGAGGTCGGTTTCGCGCTCTGGAACGGTGTGCTTGGACAACCGAGTTTGGTCGCCATCGTGGTCAGTTGCGCTTGGGTGACCGTACCGCCGGGGGCTGCCTCATCCTTCGCGCTGGGGCTCGCGGTCGCCGGATCGGAGGTGGGCGCCGAGGTTTCCGTTGCGGCAGAAGGCGATTCGGCAGTCTCGGACGACGGCGCGTCCGAGACGGCTGAGTCCGGCGCGGCGGATGCTGCCGGGCTGGTGGCGGACGCTCCGGCCGACGTCACGCTCGGTTCGCCGCCATTACTTGAACAGCCAGCGAACGCCAGGGTGGCGGCCGTCGCAGCGACGAGAGCAGAGCTGGTGCGCATGGTCAGTCCTATCCGATGAAAGTGTCCGGGACCTGGGCTGCGTACGCCCACGAGTCAACCTAGTGAATAATCCCAGGTAATGAAAACGATCACTTCGCGTATTGCTGCCGTATGGCTGGCCATCATGCTAGTCGCGGCAACCGTTGTCGGCGGTGCACCGGCCGTGGCAGCCGCGCCTCAGAGCCCACCCGCTGCTCTGCCCGCGACGCTCAAGGTCGGGACCGAGGGGGTGTATTCGCCGTTCAGTTACAAGGAAAACGGGGAGCTTACTGGCTTCGACGTCGATGTGATGCGGGCGATCGGCCGGGAGTTGGGGGTCAAGATCCAGTTCGTCGTTGTGCCTTGGGATTCGATGTTCGACGCGTTGCGAGCCGGACGTATCGACGTGATCGCCAACCAGGTGAGTTACAACGCCGAACGCGCCGGGCTGTACGACCTGTCCAAGCCCTACGTCGAGTCCACCGGCGTCGTGGTCGTGGCCGAAGACAACGATGACATCAAGGGTCTGAAGGACATTCGCGGGAAGCGCGCCGCGGAGAACATCACCAGCAACTGGGCAGATGTTGCCCGCAAGAACGGCGCGAAAATCGTCGGGGTGAACTCCGCGGACATCGCGTTGAAGGCCTTGAAGCAGGGGCGCGTCGACACTGTTGTCAACGACAAGCTGGCGATTTCGTACGCGATCAAGAATCTCGGCTCGAATGCCGGAGTCAAGATCGTCCAGGAAACCGACGACAAGTCGCGCGCAGTCCTCGCGGCGCGCAAGGGCACCGGCTATATGCCGCAACTCAACCGCGCGATAGCGACCTTCGAGAAGAACGGCACGACCAAGAACCTGTACGACAAGTACTTCTCCGCGGAGGCGAAGCCGCAGAGCGACTGGGACCTGGTGGCCTCGAATGCATGGCCGATGGCGGTCGCCGCGATCAAGGTCACGTTGTCCCTCACGGCCATCGCCTTCGGCCTCGGTCTCGTTGTCGGTCTAGGGATTGCGCTGGCACGCATGTCCTCGAATCGCGCCGTCAGCGGCCCTGCGAGGCTGTACATCTCTTTGATGCGTGGCATCCCAGTGCTCGTGCTGTTGTTCCTGGTCTTCTTTGGCCCCAGTCAGTTTGGGGTCAACCTGCCGTCCTACCTCGCGGCCGTGATCGCCTTGACTCTCAACGTCTCGGCGTACTGTGCCGAAACCATCCGAGCGGCGATCCAGTCGATTCCGGGTGGGCAGTGGGAGGCCGGACGGACGGTCGGGATGGATTACCGCACCACCTTGCGGCGCGTCATCATTCCGCAGGCCGCCCGGAGCGCCGTTCCGCCGCTGTCGAATACGTTGATTGAGTTGCTTAAGTCGACCTCGCTCGTGTCTGTCATCTTGTTGACGGACCTGCTGTTGGTGGCTCAGCAGGCGGCGGCACCGTCTGGCCGATTCTTCACGATGTACCTCTTTGCGGCGCTGTACTACTGGCTCATGGTCGTGCTGCTGACCGCCATCCAGAACCGGGTTGAGGCCCGAGTGAGCAGGTTTGTGTCATGACCAATCTCGTTCAGGTCGACCACCTCAAAAAGGCGTTTGGCGACAAGGTGGTGATCGAGGATGTGTCCTTCGGCGTGCCCGAAGGCTCCGTCACCGTCATCCTGGGCCCTTCGGGCAGTGGCAAGACCACCCTCTTGCGTTCGCTCAACGGGTTGGAACTGCCCGAGGCCGGACGCGTGCGCATCGGAGATGCCGAGGTCGACTTTGCCGACGTGACCCCAGACAAGCGCGGGCGACTGTCGGCGAAAGCGCGCGAGAGCGTACGTGCACTGACTGCCCAAAGCGGCTTCGTCTTCCAGGGGCATCACCTCTTCCCCCACCGCACGGCGTTGGAGAACGTGACCGAAGGTCCGGTTGTCGTTCAGGGTGTGCCCGCTCCCCAAGCACAGGAGGAGGCCAACGCCTTGCTGGCCAAGGTCGGGCTGGCCGAGCACGTCAACAAATACCCGCACCAGTTGTCGGGCGGACAACAGCAACGAGTGGGCATCGCCCGTGCCCTCGCAATTAAGCCGCGACTCGTGTTATTTGACGAACCCACGTCGGCGCTTGACCCAGAACTCGTGGGCGAAGTCCTCGAGGTCATGCGCGACCTAGCGCGTGAAGGTTGGACCATGGTCGTGGTGACCCACGAGATCAAGTTCGCTCGCCAGGTCGCCGATCAGGTGCTATTCATCGACCGCGGCCGCGTGATCGAGCAAGGATCACCCGCCGAGGTCATCTCGAACCCGCAACAGCAGCGGACCCGAGGCTTCCTCAAGCGAATCCTCGAACCGATCTGAGGGACACCACGGGAAGACCAGGGGAAATTATCCGCCGCGGTCGACCAGCGTCCTACCTCACGCCGGTCGAGCCTGGACGGCACACGCCGGTCGAGCAGGCGAGCGCCCTAGCTCGAGCAGGCGAGCGCCCTAGCGCGAGCCGTGTCGAGACCTCCCCTGGGGATCAGCGTGGTCTCGATACGGCCTCGGCTACCGCCTCGACCTACTCGACCGGCGTTGGAGAGAACTGTTGGTCGAGCAGGCGAGCGCCCTAGACGACATACGCCGGTCGAGCAGGCGAGCGCCCTAGCGCGAGCCGTGTCGAGACCTCCCCGGGGGTGAGCGTGGTCTCGATACGGCCTCGGCTAGCGCCTCGACCTACTCGACCGACGTTGCGGGAATTAGTCCCAACCGGCGTTAGGTGGCTGCGTCGAGGGCTGCGGCTACCCGCTGGTGCGCCTCCCAGATCTGCGCTGGCAGGCCATCGAACTGGCGCAGGTGCTTCTCGCGGAACCCCATCTCTTGCTGCCACCGGGCCACATCGATTCGCAGGATGCGGTCGAGGTCGGCCAGGCCCTGCTCATCGAGACCGTCGAGATTGAGCTCCTCACGCAAGGGGATGACACCCACGGGTGTCTCTTGACCTTTGACCTCGCCGTCCTTGTACTGCATCAGCCACAGCAACGCGCGCAGATTCTCGCGGTAGCCCGGCCACAGGAAGTGCCCGTCCTCAGCGTCCCGCTGGAACCAGTTGACGTGGGCGAAGATCGGGGTCTCTTTTGCAGCACCGATGACGTCCAGCCAGTGCTTGGCGTAGTCGCCTTCGCCGTAGGACAGGAACGGCCGCATCGACATCGGGTCGTAGCGCAGAACGCCTTCAAGTCCGTCGGCCGCCGATGTGGCCTCGGCTCCGAGAGTGAGGCCGTCGTACACGCCCTCGGCGATGTCGTGGATCGCCCGGATGAGCGGCTCACGATCGCGGGTGCGTCCGCCGAAGATGATGCCGTCGATCGGGACCCCCTTGGGGTCCTCAAAGTCGTCAGCCACATTAGGGACGTTGGCCAACGTGGTGGTGAACCGACTGTTGGGGTGCGCCCAGGGTGCGTCGGCATCGGCGGGGGAGCGGTCGGCGATCCGCTCGCCCTTCCAGTCGAGCCAGCCGTCGAGGTCCTCGGGCGGGTTCTTGGACTTGCCCTCCCACCAGACCTCATGGCTTTTCTCGTTGTACGCGACATTAGTGAAGATCGACTTCGTCCCGGGCGCGATGGAGTCCAACGCAGTCGGGTTGGTCTTCTCATTGGTGTCCTTGGCGACCCCGAAAACGCCGTTCTCGGGGTTCATCCCATACAACTTGCCGTCGTCGCCGACCCACAGCCAGGCGATGTCGTCGCCGTAGAACTCGACGTAGTAGCGGTCGCCTAAGGCATCCGGGGCGAGTGTCATCGCCAGGTTGGTCTTCCCGGACGCGCTCGGGAAGCCGCCGCAGATGTGCCACTTCTTGCCGGTCTGCTTGTCGGTGATACCCAGCAGCATGAACTGCTCCACGAGGAAGCCGTTCTTCCAGCCGTCGTAGGAGGCCTGCCGCAGTCCGTGCGCGATCTTGCCCAGGAGTGCATTGCCGCCGTATGAGGAGCCGTAGTGCAGGATCGTGCGCTCGTCGGCAACCGTGACGAAGTAGCGCTGGTCGTCGTCGGTACCTTGCCCGAGGTTCTCCAGGTCACCCGTGACGTGCACTGCGCGTATGAAGGAATCGCCGAGATCATTGACGTACTCGACACCGACCCGCGCCATGCGATTCATCTGGAGAACAACCCCACGGTTGTCCGTCACTTCAACGCCTGCCGCGAACTTTTCAAGCGGGTTGCCTTGCGGAGACATCAGATAGGGGATGACATACATCGTCTTGCCGGCGGAAGCACCCCGCATCAGCCCTTCGAGCTTTGGCTTCATTTCTGAGGATGGACGCCAGTTGTTGTAGACCCCGCGATCACTCTCGTCGCTAGTTGCCACGATGGTGCGCTGCTCGGCGCGCGCGGTGTCCTTGAAGTAGGACCGCGAGTAGTAGAGCCCGTCTCCGGCCGGGGCGAGTTCACCAGCCTCGACGGCCTCGGCCAGGAGCCGGTCGTCGTCTCCTGACCCCACAACCTCGACACGAGCTGCGCCGGTGATCTCGGCCCAGTGCGCGACGTAGTCGCGAACATGCCGGTTGGTTAGGCCAGCTTCATCCAGCGCCTGTATGACATCCACCATCTACCTGCCCCACCTTTCAGGGAGTACGTCGGTTGATCGCACCGTACCTGGCCGGTGAATGGATGCGGATGAGGTGAGACACATTGATCGGTTTAGGCACTCAACACTGTGCACTTGAACGATCCAGACTGGTGACTCGACCCGCCCGGATCGCGCACGTTCGGTGAACTGGACGCACCTCGAGGTTGGATGGCGTCCATGCGTGAAAACACTCTTGCGATCGTCCAGGCTGGTGGTCAGGGATCTCGGATGGGGGTTCTGACAAAGGAGCGGGCCAAGCCCGCTCTGCCATTTGGCGGGTCCTACCAACTGGTCGACTTTCCGCTCACCAATTTGCACCACAGCGGGATTGAGCAGGTCTGGTTGTGTTTG
Protein-coding regions in this window:
- a CDS encoding succinylglutamate desuccinylase/aspartoacylase family protein produces the protein MARTSFPMGPVRVRAGISKEVEIPITRLVTGADVSLPVQVVHGREDGPVVWVNAAIHGDEVAGVEVIRRVLSVLSAKTLRGTVLAVPVVNVLGFMAGDRYLPDRRDLNRSFPGSRRGSLAGRIAHLFMHEVVDKCSVGIDLHTGADRRTNLPQIRADLDDSQTLRLAEAFGAPVMLHAKLRDGSLRQAARDRGATVLLYEGGEAWRFDDFAIDAGVAGVLRVLASLDMIGPVPVADRKSVACSESSWVRARGTGVLQWEVELGERVETGQRLGGLSDTFGRRVRLVHADRTGIVVGLNRAPLVNSGDALVHLAR
- a CDS encoding ABC transporter substrate-binding protein/permease — protein: MKTITSRIAAVWLAIMLVAATVVGGAPAVAAAPQSPPAALPATLKVGTEGVYSPFSYKENGELTGFDVDVMRAIGRELGVKIQFVVVPWDSMFDALRAGRIDVIANQVSYNAERAGLYDLSKPYVESTGVVVVAEDNDDIKGLKDIRGKRAAENITSNWADVARKNGAKIVGVNSADIALKALKQGRVDTVVNDKLAISYAIKNLGSNAGVKIVQETDDKSRAVLAARKGTGYMPQLNRAIATFEKNGTTKNLYDKYFSAEAKPQSDWDLVASNAWPMAVAAIKVTLSLTAIAFGLGLVVGLGIALARMSSNRAVSGPARLYISLMRGIPVLVLLFLVFFGPSQFGVNLPSYLAAVIALTLNVSAYCAETIRAAIQSIPGGQWEAGRTVGMDYRTTLRRVIIPQAARSAVPPLSNTLIELLKSTSLVSVILLTDLLLVAQQAAAPSGRFFTMYLFAALYYWLMVVLLTAIQNRVEARVSRFVS
- a CDS encoding phosphoenolpyruvate carboxykinase (GTP) — translated: MVDVIQALDEAGLTNRHVRDYVAHWAEITGAARVEVVGSGDDDRLLAEAVEAGELAPAGDGLYYSRSYFKDTARAEQRTIVATSDESDRGVYNNWRPSSEMKPKLEGLMRGASAGKTMYVIPYLMSPQGNPLEKFAAGVEVTDNRGVVLQMNRMARVGVEYVNDLGDSFIRAVHVTGDLENLGQGTDDDQRYFVTVADERTILHYGSSYGGNALLGKIAHGLRQASYDGWKNGFLVEQFMLLGITDKQTGKKWHICGGFPSASGKTNLAMTLAPDALGDRYYVEFYGDDIAWLWVGDDGKLYGMNPENGVFGVAKDTNEKTNPTALDSIAPGTKSIFTNVAYNEKSHEVWWEGKSKNPPEDLDGWLDWKGERIADRSPADADAPWAHPNSRFTTTLANVPNVADDFEDPKGVPIDGIIFGGRTRDREPLIRAIHDIAEGVYDGLTLGAEATSAADGLEGVLRYDPMSMRPFLSYGEGDYAKHWLDVIGAAKETPIFAHVNWFQRDAEDGHFLWPGYRENLRALLWLMQYKDGEVKGQETPVGVIPLREELNLDGLDEQGLADLDRILRIDVARWQQEMGFREKHLRQFDGLPAQIWEAHQRVAAALDAAT
- a CDS encoding amino acid ABC transporter ATP-binding protein, encoding MTNLVQVDHLKKAFGDKVVIEDVSFGVPEGSVTVILGPSGSGKTTLLRSLNGLELPEAGRVRIGDAEVDFADVTPDKRGRLSAKARESVRALTAQSGFVFQGHHLFPHRTALENVTEGPVVVQGVPAPQAQEEANALLAKVGLAEHVNKYPHQLSGGQQQRVGIARALAIKPRLVLFDEPTSALDPELVGEVLEVMRDLAREGWTMVVVTHEIKFARQVADQVLFIDRGRVIEQGSPAEVISNPQQQRTRGFLKRILEPI